A window of Salvelinus namaycush isolate Seneca unplaced genomic scaffold, SaNama_1.0 Scaffold2303, whole genome shotgun sequence genomic DNA:
ACAACCGGTTAGCTGATGTACACACAACCGGTTAGCTGATGTACACACAACCGGTTAGCTGATGTACACACAACCGGTTAGCTGATGTACACACAACCGGTTAGCTGATGTACACACAACCGGTTAGCTGATGTACACACAACCGGTTAGCTGATGTACACACAACCGGTTAGCTGATGTATACACAACCGGTTAGCTGATGTACACACAACCGGTTAGCTGATGTATACACAACCGGTTAGCTGATGTAGCTAACATATGTCATATATTTGTGCATGCTGCCTCTTCGTACATAAACACCTACATCCACATTCTGAATATAGTTCATGTACAGGTCATGTTGTAAGAGCTAGTTGATGTATACACAAAGCCAGGTCTCCATTACACCTGCCCCGACAGACATATGTCACATAATTGTATGAAGACAGAGACATTAAGATTAATACCTGATTCTATGGATTTGACCTCCAAGAGTTAGTTCCAAATCAGAACTTAGAATGTCTTAACACGGCTGTAAATCGAACATAATTAatgcaaatgaaatcaaatggATCCAATTAAATAATCTCCCACTTCCTGTCTCATTTGATTAGGTCACACCGAAAATAATTCAATTAAATAGCATGACTGTTTGTTTGCACACGCCATACGGAATATCACACTGTACAAAACGTCAAATGGTACATTACTGGTAAAAACTAAGTATAGGTCTCGAAAAATGTCAGTTTAAACAGGCTCCATTACCAAGGAACTAGCATCTACCACTCCCACCTCCGTTACCAAGGAACTGGTATCTACCACTCCTACCTCCATAACCAAGGAACTAGCATCTACCACTCCTACCTCCATTACCAAGGTACTAGCATCTACCACTCCCACCTCCATTACCAAGGAACTAGCATCTACCACTCCCACCTCCATTACCAAGGAACTGGTATCTACCACTCCTACCTCCATTACCAAGGAACTAGCATCTACCACTCCTACCTCCATTACCAAGGAACTGGTATCTACCACTCCCACCTCCATTACCAAGGAACTAGCATCTACCACTCCCACCTCCATTACCAAGGTACTAGCATCTACTACTCCCACCTCCATTACCAAGGAACTAGCATCTACCACTCCCACCTCCATTACCAGGGAACAAGCATCTACCACTCCCACCTCCATTACCAGGGAACAAGCATCTACCACTCCCACCTCCATTACCAAAGAACTAGCATCTACCACTCCCACCTCCATTACCAAGGAACTAACATCTACCACTCCCACCTCCATTACCAAGGAACTAGCATCTACCACTCCCACCTCCATTACCAAGGAACTAGTATCTACCACTCCCACCTCCGTTACCAAGGAACTGGTATCTACCACTCCCACCTCCATTACCAAGGAACTAGTATCTACCACTCCCACCTCCGTTACCAAGGAACTGGTATCTACCACTCCCACCTCCATTACCAAGGAACTAGCATCTACCACTCCCACCTCCGTTACCAAGGAACTAGCATCTACCACTCCCACCTCCATTACCAAGGAACTAGCATCTACCACTCCCACCTCCATTACCAGGGAACTAGCATCTACCACTCCCAACTCCATTACCAAGGAACTAGTATCTAACACTCCCACCTCCATTACCAAGGAACTAGTATCTACcactcccacctccacctccattaCCAAGGAACTAGCATCTACCACTCCCACCTCCATTACCTTAACTAACTCTTCAAACTTAAAGTTACAGCGGGAAAGACCAGATAATAAAAATTTGATTGAAAATAGGCCCGTATCTCACCCTgtatcccccc
This region includes:
- the LOC120038674 gene encoding histidine-rich glycoprotein translates to MMHYLDRKCYILYILYIPGTGIYHSYLHNQGTSIYHSYLHYQGTSIYHSHLHYQGTSIYHSHLHYQGTGIYHSYLHYQGTSIYHSYLHYQGTGIYHSHLHYQGTSIYHSHLHYQGTSIYYSHLHYQGTSIYHSHLHYQGTSIYHSHLHYQGTSIYHSHLHYQRTSIYHSHLHYQGTNIYHSHLHYQGTSIYHSHLHYQGTSIYHSHLRYQGTGIYHSHLHYQGTSIYHSHLRYQGTGIYHSHLHYQGTSIYHSHLRYQGTSIYHSHLHYQGTSIYHSHLHYQGTSIYHSQLHYQGTSI